From the genome of Triticum aestivum cultivar Chinese Spring chromosome 3B, IWGSC CS RefSeq v2.1, whole genome shotgun sequence, one region includes:
- the LOC123067272 gene encoding protein NRT1/ PTR FAMILY 8.2-like, whose product MGVLVFDRLHAANECCERLAYYGMSTNLVNFMTDKMGMTYTAAANSVTNWGGTCYATTLIGAFLADAYLGRFRTIASFVTIYIIGLGLLTMAASVKGLVPTCAAKGVRDPMAGQTAAVFVGLYLVALGTGGIKPCVSSFGADQFDEHDDGERRSKSSFFNWFYFSINIGALVASSVLVYVQERFGWGWGFGIPAVVMLIAVGSFFVGTPLYRHQRARGSPLTRIAQVLVAATRKWSVAVPVDVSALYERPDREHGKMEHTEQFRFLDKAAVETPADRAASESSAWRLCTVTQVEELKSVVRLLPVWASGIVFATVYGQSTTMFVLQGNTLEASMGPHFSIPSASLTIFDTLSVIAWVPVYDRLLVPAVRSVTGHPRGFTQLQRMGIGLVVSMFSMVAAGVLELVRLRVIARHGLYGEHDVVPISIFWQVPQYFIVGAAEVFVFVGQLEFFYDQAPDAMKSMCTALSLTTVALGNYVITLLVTVVAKVTTRGGKEGWIPDKNLNVGRLDYFFWLMTVLSVVNFAIYLPIANWYTYKKSANEGGE is encoded by the exons ATGGGAGTGCTG GTGTTTGATCGGTTGCATGCAGCGAACGAGTGCTGCGAGCGGCTGGCCTACTACGGCATGAGCACCAACCTCGTCAACTTCATGACGGACAAAATGGGCATGACCTACACCGCCGCCGCCAACAGCGTCACCAACTGGGGCGGCACCTGCTACGCCACCACCCTCAtcggcgccttcctcgccgacgCCTACCTCGGCCGCTTCCGGACCATCGCCTCCTTCGTCACCATCTACATCATC GGGCTGGGGCTTCTGACGATGGCGGCGTCCGTGAAAGGGCTGGTGCCGACGTGCGCGGCGAAGGGAGTGCGCGACCCGATGGCGGGGCAGACGGCGGCGGTCTTCGTGGGTCTGTACCTGGTCGCGCTTGGCACGGGCGGGATCAAGCCCTGCGTGTCCTCATTCGGGGCGGACCAGTTCGACGAGCACGACGACGGCGAGCGCCGGAGCAAGAGCTCCTTCTTCAACTGGTTCTACTTCTCCATCAACATCGGCGCGCTGGTGGCATCGTCGGTGCTGGTGTACGTGCAGGAACGCTTCGGCTGGGGCTGGGGCTTCGGCATCCCCGCGGTCGTCATGCTCATCGCCGTCGGCAGCTTCTTCGTTGGCACGCCGCTCTACCGCCACCAGCGCGCCCGCGGCAGCCCGCTCACCCGCATAGCGCAGGTGCTCGTCGCGGCCACGCGCAAGTGGAGCGTCGCGGTCCCCGTCGACGTCTCGGCGCTGTACGAGAGGCCGGACAGGGAGCACGGCAAGATGGAGCACACCGAGCAGTTCAGGTTCCTCGACAAGGCGGCAGTGGAGACGCCGGCGGACAGGGCGGCAAGCGAGTCATCCGCGTGGCGGCTGTGCACGGTGACGCAGGTGGAGGAACTCAAGAGCGTGGTTCGGCTGCTGCCCGTCTGGGCGAGCGGCATCGTGTTCGCGACGGTGTACGGGCAGTCGACCACCATGTTCGTGCTGCAGGGCAACACCCTGGAAGCCTCCATGGGGCCGCACTTCTCCATCCCCTCCGCCTCGCTCACCATCTTCGACACCCTCAGCGTCATCGCCTGGGTGCCCGTCTACGACCGCCTCCTCGTCCCGGCCGTCCGCTCCGTCACCGGTCACCCGCGCGGCTTCACCCAGCTCCAGCGAATGGGCATCGGCCTCGTCGTCTCCATgttctccatggtcgccgccggtGTACTCGAGCTCGTCCGCCTCCGCGTCATCGCTCGGCACGGGCTGTACGGGGAGCACGACGTAGTGCCCATCTCCATCTTCTGGCAGGTGCCGCAGTACTTCATCGTCGGCGCTGCCGAGGTGTTCGTTTTCGTGGGGCAGCTCGAGTTCTTCTACGACCAGGCCCCCGACGCCATGAAGAGCATGTGCACGGCGCTGTCGCTGACAACGGTGGCGCTCGGGAACTACGTGATCACGCTGCTGGTGACGGTGGTGGCCAAGGTGACGACGAGGGGTGGTAAGGAAGGGTGGATCCCCGACAAGAACCTCAACGTCGGCCGCCTCGACTATTTCTTCTGGCTGATGACCGTGCTCAGCGTCGTTAACTTTGCTATCTATCTGCCCATCGCCAACTGGTACACTTACAAGAAGAGCGCCAATGAAGGAGGTGAGTGA